Proteins co-encoded in one Flavobacteriaceae bacterium MAR_2009_75 genomic window:
- a CDS encoding DNA polymerase III alpha subunit, which produces MYLIFDTETTGLPKRWDAPITDTDNWPRCIQIAWQLHDDMGNLLEHQDYLVKPDGFNIPYDAEQIHGISTELAQQEGIPLGEVLGKFNAAMARTKFIVGQNVGFDVNIMGAEYHRMSVENPLQELPVLDTCTEETAMLCQIAGGRGGKFKLPTLTELHEYLFGEPFSEAHNATADVEATTRCFLELIRRKQYTAEKLDVGPDYFRNFSEQNPQEIQLIGLKHINLKKASKKIADALWEKDTGGVSQEEIRENIKTLEDAQFVHLHNHSQFSVLQSTINIKSLVKSTADTNMSAVALTDHANMMGAFHFVKEVGGHNKGVRERNKEAEEKGEPAAEKEITPIVGCEFFVCEDHTNKSVKDYGYQIVMLAKNKKGYHNLAKMSSIAYTDGFYYVPRIDKSVIEQYKEDVIVLTGNLYGEVPGKILNVGENQAEEALIWWKQLFGDDLYIELMRHGQEDEDRVNQVLLQFADKHNVKIVATNNTYYCAKEDAEAHDILLCVKDGEKQATPIGRGRGYRYGLPNQEYYFKSQDEMKELFKDMPDAILNIQEVVDKIEPFELARDVLLPKFGIPDEFKDPEDELDGGVRGENAYLRHITYEGAKKRYGKITKEIEERLDFELMIIKNSGYPGYFLIVEDFIREARNMDVSVGPGRGSAAGSVVAYCLTITNIDPLKYDLLFERFLNPDRVSMPDIDIDFDDEGRGRVMDYVIDKYGSNQVAQIITYGTMAAKSSIRDTARVLDLPLGDADRIAKLIPNMSKLGKIFGVSEADLKKKFRSDDLEKINELLNIAEGDDLEGQTLKMARVLEGSVRNTGIHACGVIITPDDITKFVPVSTAKDSDLYVTQFDNSVVESAGLLKMDFLGLKTLTLIKDTVKIVKAKHGIDLVPDDFPLDDEMTYELFQKGDTVGIFQYESPGMQKHMKDLKPTVFDDLIAMNALYRPGPMEYIPSFIARKHGDEEISYDLPDMEEYLQETYGITVYQEQVMLLSQKLAGFSKGEADMLRKAMGKKIFALLEKLKPKFLDGGEKKGHPREVLEKIWKDWEAFASYAFNKSHSTCYAYIAYQTAYLKAHYPAEYMAAVLSNNMNDIKQVTFFMEECKRMGLEVLGPDVNESYYKFAVNKDGAVRFGMGAIKGVGRGAVETIVANRKEEGHFKSVFDMAKRIDLRAANKKAFENLAVAGGFDSFGGTHRAQYFHDEGDGITFLEKVIKYGAKFQENENSSQVSLFGDASEVQIPEPEVPPCEDWGTMEKLRREKEVVGIYISGHPLDDFKKEISAFCNASVSCANDLPNYVNRELSFAGVITDVQHRTSKNGKGWAVFTMEDYSDSFEFRIFGEEYLKFRHFLMINSFAYVKLFVRDGWVNRDTGKKGEPRMQFNSFMLLQEVMETYAKKLTIKLNIDDLKEEGVHQLKDTLVSHQGSHPLNFIIYEMEQEIKVNLSSRKQKVQISSELLATLEEQQIHYKLN; this is translated from the coding sequence ATGTACTTGATATTCGACACCGAAACTACTGGTCTCCCTAAAAGATGGGATGCCCCTATTACTGATACGGATAACTGGCCACGCTGTATTCAGATAGCCTGGCAGTTGCACGACGACATGGGTAATTTGCTAGAGCATCAAGACTATTTGGTGAAGCCCGATGGGTTCAATATTCCGTATGATGCCGAGCAGATACACGGTATTTCTACCGAACTAGCTCAGCAAGAGGGTATACCTTTGGGTGAGGTATTGGGAAAATTCAATGCGGCTATGGCACGCACTAAATTTATTGTGGGCCAGAACGTCGGTTTCGATGTGAATATTATGGGTGCCGAGTATCATCGTATGTCCGTTGAAAATCCCCTCCAAGAACTTCCTGTTTTAGATACCTGTACCGAAGAAACGGCTATGTTATGCCAAATTGCTGGAGGTAGGGGCGGCAAGTTCAAGCTTCCTACTTTAACGGAACTGCATGAATACCTGTTCGGTGAGCCCTTTTCTGAGGCCCATAACGCAACAGCCGATGTAGAGGCCACCACCCGTTGTTTTTTAGAACTCATCCGAAGAAAACAGTATACGGCTGAAAAACTTGATGTCGGCCCTGATTACTTCCGTAATTTTTCAGAGCAGAATCCTCAGGAAATTCAGCTTATTGGATTAAAACACATCAACCTTAAAAAGGCATCGAAAAAAATTGCCGATGCGCTTTGGGAAAAAGATACAGGCGGTGTTTCTCAAGAGGAAATCAGAGAGAATATCAAGACTCTTGAAGATGCTCAGTTCGTGCATTTACATAACCACTCTCAGTTTTCGGTGTTGCAATCTACCATCAATATAAAAAGTTTGGTAAAATCGACTGCCGACACCAATATGTCGGCAGTTGCCCTGACCGATCATGCCAACATGATGGGCGCTTTTCATTTTGTAAAGGAAGTTGGAGGGCACAACAAGGGTGTGCGAGAAAGAAATAAAGAAGCGGAAGAAAAAGGTGAACCTGCTGCCGAAAAAGAAATAACGCCGATAGTGGGGTGTGAATTTTTTGTTTGTGAAGACCATACCAATAAAAGTGTCAAAGACTATGGCTATCAAATAGTTATGTTGGCGAAGAACAAAAAGGGGTATCACAATTTGGCAAAAATGTCTTCGATAGCCTATACCGACGGGTTTTACTATGTGCCCCGAATCGATAAGAGTGTAATCGAACAATATAAGGAAGACGTTATCGTACTAACGGGCAACCTTTATGGCGAAGTACCCGGTAAAATATTGAATGTTGGTGAAAACCAAGCGGAAGAAGCCCTGATTTGGTGGAAACAGTTGTTCGGCGATGACCTGTATATAGAACTTATGCGGCATGGTCAAGAAGATGAAGACCGTGTGAATCAAGTTTTGCTTCAATTTGCCGATAAGCATAATGTGAAAATCGTAGCTACGAACAACACTTATTATTGCGCCAAAGAAGATGCCGAGGCACATGATATTCTTCTTTGTGTAAAAGATGGTGAGAAGCAGGCTACGCCGATCGGGCGAGGTCGGGGGTATAGATATGGTCTGCCTAACCAAGAGTATTACTTTAAGTCTCAAGATGAGATGAAAGAACTCTTTAAAGATATGCCCGATGCGATTTTGAACATTCAAGAGGTCGTAGATAAAATAGAACCTTTTGAGTTGGCACGTGACGTACTGTTACCCAAGTTCGGTATACCCGATGAGTTCAAAGACCCAGAAGATGAGTTAGATGGGGGCGTAAGGGGTGAAAATGCCTATTTGCGGCACATTACCTATGAGGGTGCAAAAAAACGTTACGGCAAGATTACCAAAGAAATTGAAGAGCGTCTAGATTTCGAACTTATGATTATCAAGAATTCAGGGTACCCCGGTTATTTCTTGATTGTTGAAGATTTTATTCGTGAGGCTCGAAATATGGATGTTTCCGTGGGGCCTGGTCGGGGTTCGGCTGCAGGATCGGTGGTAGCGTACTGTCTGACGATTACGAATATCGACCCCCTGAAATACGATTTGCTTTTTGAGCGGTTCTTGAACCCAGATAGGGTGTCGATGCCCGATATCGATATTGATTTTGATGATGAAGGCCGAGGTAGGGTGATGGATTATGTTATCGATAAATATGGGTCGAATCAGGTGGCACAAATTATTACCTATGGCACGATGGCCGCCAAATCATCTATTCGTGATACCGCAAGGGTGCTCGATCTGCCGTTGGGTGATGCCGACCGTATTGCCAAGTTGATACCAAATATGTCTAAGCTAGGCAAAATCTTTGGCGTCTCCGAAGCTGATTTAAAAAAGAAATTTCGTTCAGATGATCTTGAAAAAATCAATGAGTTATTAAATATAGCGGAGGGAGATGACTTAGAAGGGCAGACCTTAAAAATGGCCCGTGTTCTAGAAGGGTCGGTGAGAAATACCGGAATACATGCTTGTGGGGTGATAATTACGCCCGATGATATCACCAAGTTCGTACCGGTGTCTACGGCGAAAGATTCCGATTTATACGTCACTCAGTTCGATAACTCGGTGGTAGAAAGTGCAGGCTTATTAAAGATGGATTTCTTGGGTCTGAAAACATTGACCCTTATTAAAGACACCGTAAAAATCGTAAAGGCCAAGCATGGTATCGATTTGGTGCCCGATGATTTTCCGTTGGATGATGAGATGACCTATGAGCTATTCCAAAAGGGAGATACCGTAGGTATATTTCAATATGAATCGCCCGGTATGCAGAAGCATATGAAAGACTTGAAACCAACGGTTTTCGACGACCTCATTGCCATGAACGCTTTGTACCGCCCAGGGCCGATGGAGTATATTCCCAGCTTTATTGCACGTAAACATGGGGATGAAGAGATAAGCTATGACCTGCCGGATATGGAAGAGTATCTGCAAGAAACCTATGGTATAACGGTTTATCAAGAGCAGGTGATGTTGCTCTCACAAAAATTGGCAGGTTTTTCAAAAGGTGAAGCCGATATGCTACGTAAGGCAATGGGTAAAAAGATATTTGCCCTGTTGGAAAAGCTCAAACCTAAGTTTCTTGACGGGGGAGAGAAGAAAGGCCACCCACGTGAAGTTCTTGAGAAAATATGGAAAGATTGGGAAGCATTCGCGTCTTATGCCTTTAATAAAAGTCACTCTACCTGTTATGCCTATATCGCTTATCAAACGGCATATTTAAAAGCGCATTACCCTGCTGAATATATGGCTGCGGTTTTGAGTAACAACATGAACGATATTAAGCAGGTCACCTTCTTTATGGAAGAGTGTAAACGAATGGGGCTCGAAGTACTTGGGCCCGATGTTAACGAATCATATTACAAATTTGCCGTCAACAAAGATGGGGCCGTTCGATTTGGTATGGGTGCAATCAAAGGTGTGGGCAGGGGAGCTGTTGAAACTATCGTAGCGAACCGTAAGGAAGAAGGGCACTTTAAATCGGTATTCGATATGGCCAAACGAATCGATTTGAGGGCCGCTAATAAAAAGGCCTTTGAGAATTTGGCAGTAGCCGGAGGTTTCGATTCGTTCGGAGGTACGCACCGGGCGCAATATTTTCATGATGAAGGCGATGGAATAACCTTTCTGGAAAAAGTGATAAAATATGGAGCCAAGTTTCAAGAGAATGAAAACTCGTCACAGGTAAGTCTTTTTGGTGATGCAAGCGAGGTACAAATTCCAGAACCGGAAGTGCCCCCGTGTGAAGACTGGGGCACCATGGAAAAACTTCGACGTGAAAAAGAAGTGGTGGGTATCTATATTTCGGGTCATCCTCTTGACGATTTTAAAAAGGAAATAAGTGCTTTTTGTAACGCCAGTGTATCATGTGCCAATGATTTGCCCAATTATGTGAATCGTGAACTTTCTTTTGCCGGGGTAATTACCGATGTGCAACACCGTACCTCTAAAAACGGAAAAGGTTGGGCGGTCTTTACAATGGAAGATTATTCAGACTCTTTCGAGTTTCGAATTTTTGGGGAGGAGTATCTGAAATTTCGTCATTTTTTAATGATCAACTCGTTTGCCTACGTCAAGTTATTTGTGCGAGACGGCTGGGTAAATCGAGATACTGGTAAAAAAGGTGAGCCGAGAATGCAGTTCAACAGTTTTATGCTTTTACAAGAAGTAATGGAGACTTATGCAAAAAAGTTGACTATAAAATTGAATATTGATGACTTAAAGGAAGAGGGCGTTCATCAATTGAAAGATACGTTGGTGTCTCATCAAGGTAGTCATCCATTAAATTTTATAATCTATGAAATGGAGCAGGAAATTAAGGTGAACTTATCGAGTAGAAAGCAAAAAGTGCAGATTTCAAGTGAACTTTTAGCTACCTTAGAGGAGCAACAAATACACTACAAACTGAATTAG
- a CDS encoding thioredoxin, protein MALEITDATFDEVVLKSDKPVVVDFWAAWCGPCRMVGPIIEEVSNEYEGKAVVGKVDVDANQEFAAKYGVRNIPTVLVFKGGEIVNRQVGVSPKKVYTDAIDAVL, encoded by the coding sequence ATGGCATTAGAAATAACAGACGCAACATTTGATGAAGTAGTCTTAAAAAGTGATAAACCAGTAGTAGTTGATTTTTGGGCGGCATGGTGTGGCCCTTGTAGAATGGTTGGTCCGATTATAGAAGAAGTAAGCAACGAATACGAAGGTAAAGCCGTAGTCGGTAAAGTAGACGTTGATGCTAACCAAGAGTTTGCAGCCAAATACGGTGTACGTAACATACCTACCGTTTTGGTTTTTAAAGGTGGTGAAATCGTAAATCGACAAGTTGGTGTTTCTCCTAAAAAGGTTTACACCGATGCAATCGATGCAGTCTTATAA
- a CDS encoding putative metal-dependent HD superfamily phosphohydrolase, translating to MSDLLSKAENFSTDLLVNKLDSNYLYHNLRHTQRVVKSSKELLQYYNLNDSDSNAIILAAWLHDIGYTQGSDNHESTSCDIAKKFLTEQGCDSTLIDEVCRLIMATKRGHEPQNLMEEIIRDADSSHLGQTSYADTSEMLREELSLLGIASITTKEWRKANIKMFQTEHRFYTDYAKEHWQEGKDDNLKKLVKKLKKDNKTRKKEELKVKLKNQSPERGIQTMYRVSMRNHLKLSDIADTKANILLSVNAIIISLLLTNLIPKLDNPSNDYLIYPTGIFVLFSIASMIMSVLATRPNVTSGEFDRQDVENKKVNLLFFGNFHKMKLQDYEWAMQELIKDQNYVYNTLTKDLYFLGVVLDKKYKLLRWTYTIFMIGIILSTIAFFVALKFYGPERIIELPT from the coding sequence ATGTCCGACTTACTTTCGAAAGCCGAAAATTTTTCGACCGATTTACTGGTCAACAAATTGGATAGCAATTATTTGTACCACAATTTGAGACACACCCAAAGGGTTGTCAAAAGTAGTAAAGAATTGTTGCAATACTATAACTTGAACGATTCTGATAGTAACGCGATTATTTTAGCTGCTTGGCTTCATGATATCGGTTATACCCAAGGTTCGGATAATCATGAAAGCACTAGTTGTGATATAGCCAAGAAATTTCTAACTGAACAGGGTTGCGATTCTACCTTAATCGATGAGGTATGCAGACTTATCATGGCCACCAAGCGAGGGCACGAGCCCCAGAACCTGATGGAAGAAATAATAAGAGATGCCGATTCTTCACATCTAGGTCAGACAAGTTATGCTGATACCTCTGAAATGTTACGAGAAGAATTATCACTTTTGGGTATTGCCAGTATTACTACTAAAGAGTGGCGAAAGGCAAATATTAAAATGTTTCAAACGGAACATAGATTCTATACCGACTATGCGAAAGAACACTGGCAAGAAGGTAAGGATGATAACTTAAAAAAACTGGTCAAAAAACTTAAAAAAGACAATAAGACCAGAAAGAAAGAAGAATTAAAAGTAAAATTAAAGAATCAGAGCCCGGAGCGGGGCATTCAGACCATGTATCGCGTATCGATGCGAAATCACCTGAAATTAAGTGATATTGCAGATACTAAAGCGAATATTCTATTGTCGGTAAATGCTATTATCATATCTCTATTATTAACCAATCTTATTCCGAAACTAGATAATCCGTCAAACGACTATCTAATTTACCCCACGGGTATTTTTGTGCTTTTCAGTATCGCCTCGATGATTATGTCAGTTTTGGCCACAAGGCCTAATGTGACCAGTGGTGAATTTGACAGACAAGATGTCGAGAACAAAAAGGTCAATCTACTGTTCTTCGGAAATTTTCATAAAATGAAGCTGCAAGACTACGAATGGGCCATGCAAGAACTGATAAAAGACCAGAACTATGTTTATAACACCCTAACCAAAGACCTTTATTTTCTTGGTGTGGTTTTAGATAAAAAATATAAACTTTTAAGGTGGACGTATACTATATTCATGATAGGAATCATTCTGTCTACAATAGCTTTCTTCGTCGCCTTGAAATTTTACGGCCCAGAGCGTATTATTGAGTTACCAACTTGA
- a CDS encoding calcineurin-like phosphoesterase family protein: protein MPKHFALIALAALLFTACATYKTKYKDGDGSNFKPNREVSHTFYLIGDAGLSPMNDMNKALKIFKKRLDQADENSTALFLGDNIYPAGLPDPKDSTAAYLKAKNDLDAQLKTLKNFKGKPLFIPGNHDWYTEGLVGLKREQKYIQKALDSKDVFFPEDGCPIETIEVNDKVTIIAIDTEWYLTNWDKRPDINDKCDIKSRDGFWLELEDEIKDNRQKTTIIAMHHPMFSYGPHGGQYTFKRNLYPKGKIGPLPLLGSFINVLRRTSGASTEDMGNKRYNELKKRLLTLAQYSQKVILASGHEHTLQYIVEENTPQIVSGSGAKKGATRLLNGSLFSTGRRGYAVLEVYKDGSSKVDFYGTGAQESEEFLFSTQVLPPDRKIFEEKYPDKFPETVKASVYTEDEIERSSFFKFLWGERYRKYYAKKVTAPTVNLDTLMGGLEPVHKGGGHQSKSLRLRHKSGKEYVMRALRKDAELYLQAMAFQEQYVMGEFENTYTENFLLDFYTGSHPYAPFTTAALSDAVGLYHTNPVLYYIPKQPALKDFNESFGDELYMIEEHAGDGHGNLASFGYSDELKSTDSMLEDLRDDEKYEVDSELYLRARLFDMVIGDWDRHVDQWRWAKFKDAENGKILYRPVPRDRDMVYSKHGDGFFMNLATRIVPALSLMEGFNDEIRNVKGFNSSPKTYVLDVAVLPETTLEQWLTQARFLRDNLSDEALDKSFQSFPKEVRDETVDEIKNILKSRLSNIEETAEEYYQVLNKYAVVVGTDKDDWFEINILNKNETQVKVYRNLKGEKKKMFFQKTFNDKVAKEIWVYGLDDDDRFEVNGSRASGIKVRLIGGQNNDIYELKQGGKIAIYDFKSKENTLTETKNAKVKLTDDYFVNTYLPLKIRNSVNQIIPTIGFNPDDGVKIGFNDTYTYNGFRQNPFTQKHTLDASFYFATSGFEVGYSGEFAEIFENWNFDISTRFTSPNYSINFFGFGNETVNKDDDLDLDYNRVKLQTFEIAPSLVWRSKLGAKLQTAISYESINVEETEDRFINTFYVQNGEDNRKSFVGLDAEYSYANVDNDAFPTMGMATSLKVGYKNNLTEETGYGYIVPSISFDYKLIPSGRLVLASKWKAQFNIGDGYEFYQAASIGGLDGLRGFRNQRFTGKKSYYQNTDVRYSLRRIKTELLPVTLGLYGGFDYGRVWIPEMDSDNWHTSYGGGFFLNGADIVTARAALFYSVDGPRFSFGVGFGF from the coding sequence ATGCCCAAACATTTTGCGCTTATTGCACTCGCCGCCCTATTATTTACAGCTTGTGCTACTTATAAAACAAAATATAAAGATGGTGATGGTTCTAATTTTAAGCCGAACAGAGAGGTATCACATACCTTTTATTTAATCGGCGATGCAGGTCTGTCGCCTATGAACGATATGAACAAAGCGCTTAAAATTTTTAAAAAGCGCTTGGATCAAGCTGACGAAAACAGTACCGCGCTTTTTTTAGGAGATAACATATACCCTGCGGGTTTGCCAGACCCTAAAGATTCTACTGCCGCTTACTTAAAGGCTAAAAATGACCTAGACGCCCAATTAAAAACTTTGAAAAACTTTAAGGGTAAGCCCCTGTTCATTCCTGGTAACCATGACTGGTACACCGAAGGCTTGGTGGGTCTGAAAAGAGAGCAAAAATATATTCAGAAGGCCCTTGATAGCAAAGATGTATTTTTTCCTGAAGATGGCTGCCCGATAGAAACTATCGAAGTTAACGACAAAGTGACCATTATTGCGATTGATACAGAATGGTATTTGACCAATTGGGATAAGCGACCCGATATAAACGATAAATGTGATATTAAAAGCAGAGATGGCTTTTGGTTAGAATTGGAAGATGAGATTAAAGATAACCGTCAAAAAACGACCATTATTGCTATGCACCATCCTATGTTCAGCTATGGGCCTCATGGCGGGCAATATACTTTTAAAAGAAACCTGTATCCGAAAGGTAAAATAGGTCCGTTACCCTTATTGGGCAGTTTTATCAATGTTTTGCGACGTACTTCAGGGGCTTCTACCGAAGATATGGGCAATAAGCGTTACAATGAGTTGAAAAAACGGTTGCTGACATTGGCCCAATATTCTCAAAAAGTCATTTTAGCTTCAGGGCATGAGCATACTTTGCAATACATTGTCGAAGAGAATACCCCGCAAATTGTGAGTGGTTCTGGTGCTAAGAAAGGAGCGACCCGACTGTTAAACGGTAGTTTATTTTCAACAGGTCGAAGAGGTTATGCAGTTTTAGAAGTATATAAAGACGGTTCTTCAAAAGTTGATTTCTATGGTACGGGAGCGCAAGAAAGTGAAGAGTTCTTGTTCAGTACCCAAGTTTTGCCGCCCGACCGTAAAATTTTCGAAGAAAAATACCCTGACAAGTTTCCGGAAACGGTAAAGGCTTCGGTTTATACAGAAGATGAAATTGAAAGAAGTTCATTTTTCAAATTTTTATGGGGTGAACGTTACCGAAAATATTATGCAAAAAAAGTAACTGCGCCGACGGTCAATTTAGATACGTTAATGGGTGGCCTTGAACCCGTTCACAAAGGTGGCGGTCACCAATCGAAATCATTACGCCTAAGACATAAGAGCGGTAAAGAATATGTAATGCGTGCCCTTAGAAAAGATGCCGAATTATATCTGCAGGCTATGGCCTTTCAAGAGCAATATGTGATGGGGGAGTTCGAAAACACCTATACCGAGAACTTTTTACTTGATTTTTATACAGGATCTCATCCTTACGCTCCCTTCACTACAGCTGCATTATCTGATGCTGTAGGGTTGTACCATACCAACCCGGTACTTTATTACATACCCAAACAGCCCGCTTTAAAAGATTTTAATGAAAGTTTTGGAGACGAACTTTATATGATAGAGGAACATGCCGGTGACGGTCATGGCAATTTGGCTAGTTTTGGGTATTCCGATGAGTTGAAAAGTACCGATAGCATGCTCGAAGATTTGAGGGATGATGAAAAATATGAGGTTGATTCAGAGCTGTATTTAAGAGCTCGACTTTTTGATATGGTAATCGGTGATTGGGATCGACACGTGGATCAATGGCGATGGGCCAAGTTCAAAGATGCTGAAAATGGTAAGATACTATACAGGCCTGTTCCTAGAGATAGAGACATGGTCTATTCTAAACATGGTGATGGTTTTTTTATGAACCTTGCGACGCGTATCGTTCCTGCGCTAAGTTTGATGGAAGGTTTTAACGATGAGATCCGAAACGTAAAAGGGTTTAATTCTTCGCCAAAAACCTATGTGCTTGACGTGGCTGTACTTCCTGAAACTACCTTAGAGCAATGGTTGACACAAGCTCGTTTTCTACGAGATAATTTATCTGATGAAGCTTTAGATAAATCGTTTCAGTCATTCCCGAAAGAAGTTCGGGATGAAACCGTAGATGAAATCAAGAATATCTTGAAATCAAGGTTGTCGAATATCGAAGAAACAGCCGAAGAATATTATCAAGTTTTGAATAAGTACGCAGTCGTGGTGGGCACAGATAAAGATGACTGGTTCGAAATCAATATTTTAAATAAAAACGAGACGCAGGTCAAGGTCTACCGTAATCTGAAAGGGGAAAAGAAAAAAATGTTCTTTCAGAAAACTTTTAATGACAAGGTCGCTAAAGAAATATGGGTCTATGGTCTAGATGATGATGACCGATTTGAGGTGAACGGTTCACGGGCGAGTGGTATTAAGGTAAGACTTATCGGCGGTCAGAATAATGATATATATGAATTGAAGCAAGGGGGCAAAATTGCTATTTACGATTTCAAGTCAAAAGAAAATACCCTTACGGAAACCAAGAATGCCAAAGTGAAATTGACCGATGACTATTTTGTCAATACATATTTGCCATTGAAGATTCGTAATTCGGTCAATCAGATTATACCGACCATTGGATTTAATCCTGATGATGGGGTAAAAATTGGTTTCAACGACACCTATACCTATAATGGTTTTAGGCAAAACCCGTTTACACAAAAACATACATTAGATGCTTCTTTTTATTTTGCCACAAGTGGATTCGAAGTAGGTTATTCAGGTGAATTTGCGGAAATTTTTGAAAACTGGAATTTCGATATTTCCACACGGTTTACTAGTCCGAATTACAGCATTAACTTCTTTGGTTTCGGCAACGAAACGGTAAATAAAGATGATGACCTTGACCTTGACTACAATAGGGTAAAATTGCAGACATTTGAAATAGCCCCATCACTGGTCTGGCGGAGTAAGTTAGGCGCTAAGCTGCAGACCGCTATTTCCTATGAATCAATTAATGTTGAAGAGACCGAAGATCGTTTTATTAATACCTTTTATGTGCAAAATGGTGAAGATAATAGAAAGTCTTTTGTGGGCCTAGATGCCGAGTATTCTTATGCAAATGTAGATAATGATGCTTTTCCTACGATGGGCATGGCGACTTCACTTAAGGTGGGGTATAAAAATAATTTAACCGAGGAAACAGGCTACGGATATATTGTTCCTTCCATATCGTTCGACTATAAATTAATACCTAGCGGGAGGCTGGTCTTAGCCTCAAAATGGAAAGCGCAATTCAATATTGGCGATGGTTATGAGTTTTATCAAGCTGCCAGTATCGGTGGGCTCGACGGTCTTCGGGGTTTCAGAAATCAGCGTTTTACCGGTAAAAAGTCATATTATCAAAATACTGATGTTAGATATAGCTTGCGACGTATTAAAACTGAACTGCTGCCCGTGACCTTGGGTTTATACGGTGGCTTTGATTACGGCCGGGTATGGATACCTGAGATGGATTCAGATAATTGGCACACCTCCTACGGCGGAGGCTTCTTTTTAAACGGTGCCGATATCGTTACAGCGCGCGCTGCACTATTTTATAGTGTAGACGGCCCACGATTTTCGTTTGGCGTAGGTTTCGGTTTTTAA
- a CDS encoding hypothetical protein (manually curated): MKNLSFIFLSSFLLYSCANHGQLNYITKLPSVLEENSGMAYYKDNSAWFVADSGNADHIYKVDFKGNLEKEFEVKNAKNKDWEELTTDKEGNLYIGDFGNNLNNRKDLTIYILPNPEEEKGDKIDAKKIKFSYPEQKDFPAKKKDRMFDAEAFFHLNDYLYIFTKNRTEPFSGETSLYKIPAKKGNYKAEFVRNFNLCADWNTCRVTSADISSDGKTLVLLGYGKLYIFTDFKSDNFFDGNRKELDLGVRTQLESVCFSGPNNLLLSDEEKKDGGGNLYSFELK, translated from the coding sequence TTGAAAAATCTGTCCTTTATATTTCTATCATCTTTTCTTCTCTACAGCTGTGCCAATCATGGGCAATTGAACTATATCACAAAACTGCCGAGCGTACTTGAAGAAAACTCGGGTATGGCATATTATAAAGATAATTCGGCATGGTTTGTCGCCGATAGCGGAAATGCAGACCATATATACAAAGTTGATTTCAAAGGAAATTTAGAGAAAGAGTTTGAGGTCAAAAATGCTAAAAACAAAGATTGGGAAGAGTTAACCACTGATAAAGAAGGAAATTTGTATATAGGTGATTTTGGAAACAATCTCAATAATCGAAAAGACTTGACCATCTATATATTGCCTAACCCTGAAGAGGAGAAAGGCGATAAAATAGATGCCAAAAAAATAAAATTCAGTTACCCTGAACAAAAAGATTTTCCTGCCAAGAAAAAAGACAGAATGTTCGATGCAGAAGCCTTTTTTCACTTGAACGATTATCTCTATATTTTCACCAAAAACCGTACGGAACCATTTTCTGGAGAAACATCACTCTATAAAATACCTGCCAAAAAAGGAAATTACAAAGCTGAATTTGTCCGCAATTTTAATCTATGCGCTGATTGGAACACTTGTAGAGTAACTTCTGCCGATATATCAAGTGACGGCAAGACCCTTGTTTTATTAGGTTATGGCAAGCTCTATATTTTTACCGATTTCAAATCGGATAATTTTTTCGATGGAAATCGAAAAGAACTAGACTTAGGGGTTCGTACCCAACTGGAGTCGGTTTGTTTTTCAGGGCCAAATAACCTTCTACTCTCCGATGAGGAAAAGAAAGATGGGGGTGGCAACCTCTATTCTTTCGAACTGAAATAG